Proteins encoded in a region of the Strix uralensis isolate ZFMK-TIS-50842 chromosome Z, bStrUra1, whole genome shotgun sequence genome:
- the LOC141938010 gene encoding uncharacterized protein LOC141938010 produces MLLLLSLLLLPLLLQILLLLLLLHDNCFPRLSRYQPQMLKVRILPFALGYWLT; encoded by the coding sequence ATGCTGCTGCTACTGTCACTTCTGCTGCTGCCGCTGTTGTTACAGATTTTGCTTTTGCTCCTTCTACTGCATGACAATTGTTTTCCTCGTCTAAGCAGATACCAGCCTCAGATGCTCAAGGTGAGAATCTTGCCTTTCGCTCTGGGCTATTGGTTAACTTAA